In Gammaproteobacteria bacterium, one DNA window encodes the following:
- a CDS encoding bifunctional isocitrate dehydrogenase kinase/phosphatase — MGSTVESAALVAELVLSEFDEFYLEFQQLTAAAKTAFEKREYQVSIRISEQKLALYSTSMYALSERLFNSFPAALQESSLWDAVESDYQNSVNVRYEANLAIAYFHSARRAIFRSEWNPVAYSFGTSVEMRAAD, encoded by the coding sequence TTGGGTTCAACGGTTGAATCAGCCGCCTTGGTCGCGGAATTGGTGTTGTCTGAATTCGATGAGTTTTATCTTGAGTTCCAGCAGTTAACTGCAGCTGCTAAGACTGCATTCGAAAAGCGCGAATACCAGGTTTCCATTCGTATCAGTGAGCAGAAACTGGCACTTTACAGTACCAGTATGTACGCCCTGAGCGAGCGTCTTTTCAATTCATTCCCTGCGGCCTTACAGGAGTCTTCACTCTGGGATGCCGTTGAATCCGATTACCAGAATTCTGTAAACGTCCGCTATGAGGCCAATCTTGCGATTGCGTATTTCCATTCCGCACGCCGTGCAATCTTTCGAAGTGAATGGAATCCAGTCGCTTATTCTTTCGGCACTTCTGTAGAAATGCGGGCCGCCGATTAA
- a CDS encoding GntR family transcriptional regulator: MSNIQLAPIGLTQALKDQVYSMLKVAIAKMDIYSTPEPPKLDERRLAEDLGVSRTPVREALSRLEQEGLVKNVPRRGTYIVRKTKKEILEVVCVWAALESMAARLATQHASGTEISKLRKMFASFDDKEEARAHINEYSDTNIEFHRTIMALSKCSLIQTMASNLFLHMRSIRVQAVKEHNRSDQSVIDHMRIIEALEHRDADTAERLVREHAMSLSKHIEKYAKYLS, encoded by the coding sequence ATGAGTAATATCCAGCTGGCTCCAATCGGGCTAACCCAGGCACTCAAGGATCAGGTCTATTCGATGCTGAAAGTTGCGATTGCCAAGATGGACATTTATTCCACACCCGAACCACCAAAGCTAGATGAAAGAAGGTTGGCAGAAGACCTTGGCGTTAGCCGTACCCCGGTACGCGAGGCTTTGTCACGGCTGGAGCAGGAGGGGTTGGTCAAAAATGTGCCCCGGCGCGGTACGTACATCGTGCGTAAGACCAAGAAGGAAATCCTGGAAGTAGTCTGTGTCTGGGCTGCACTGGAAAGTATGGCGGCGCGGCTTGCCACTCAGCATGCTAGCGGAACAGAGATCAGCAAGCTGCGCAAGATGTTTGCGAGCTTTGATGATAAGGAGGAGGCCCGTGCACACATCAATGAATATTCCGATACGAATATTGAGTTTCATAGAACTATTATGGCGCTTAGCAAGTGCAGTCTGATTCAGACCATGGCCAGTAACCTATTTTTGCATATGCGATCAATACGTGTTCAGGCGGTGAAGGAACATAATCGATCCGATCAATCAGTAATTGATCACATGCGCATCATTGAAGCATTGGAACATCGCGACGCGGACACGGCCGAGCGGCTGGTGCGCGAGCACGCGATGAGTCTAAGCAAGCATATTGAAAAGTACGCTAAGTACTTAAGTTAA
- a CDS encoding methionyl-tRNA formyltransferase, with amino-acid sequence MKLIVHGQQAFGKAVLEAVLDKSVDEVVAVYSAPDKEGRPLDPLKECALEKGLSVYQPVSYKDPAVWEQLGSHGADLCVMAYVLLLVPEEALNVPRYGSIQYHPSLLPMHKGPSSINWPIINGEEKTGLSIFWPDSGLDTGPILLQKKVDIEPDDTLGSIYFNKLFPMGVDAMLESIDLVRDGNAPRVKQNPQEGTYEGWCRKADVEIDWNKSADEIHNLIRGANPQPGAWTTINGEEVKVFDCQKSASVSCEAGAISSIGEEGVVVATGEGGMRILKVRPEGSGKVSAYEFATNRNLLVDMKLGV; translated from the coding sequence ATGAAACTAATTGTTCATGGTCAGCAGGCGTTTGGTAAGGCCGTCCTCGAGGCGGTTCTGGACAAGTCTGTCGACGAAGTGGTCGCGGTGTATAGCGCGCCGGATAAGGAGGGCCGACCTCTCGACCCGTTAAAAGAGTGTGCTCTTGAAAAAGGACTATCGGTGTATCAGCCGGTGTCGTACAAAGACCCGGCAGTGTGGGAGCAGCTCGGTAGTCATGGTGCGGATTTGTGTGTCATGGCCTATGTGCTGTTGCTCGTGCCGGAGGAAGCGTTGAATGTGCCGAGGTACGGGTCGATTCAGTATCACCCTTCGTTGTTGCCGATGCATAAAGGACCCAGTTCAATCAATTGGCCAATTATTAATGGAGAGGAGAAAACTGGGTTGAGCATTTTTTGGCCAGATAGTGGACTGGATACTGGGCCTATTCTGTTGCAAAAGAAAGTGGATATCGAACCCGACGATACGTTGGGATCAATCTACTTCAACAAACTATTTCCTATGGGTGTTGATGCCATGCTGGAATCCATTGATCTGGTCCGGGATGGCAATGCGCCAAGAGTCAAGCAGAACCCTCAGGAAGGCACCTATGAAGGCTGGTGCCGCAAGGCGGACGTTGAGATTGACTGGAATAAATCCGCCGATGAGATTCACAACCTGATACGTGGTGCGAACCCGCAGCCAGGGGCATGGACCACAATCAATGGTGAGGAAGTTAAGGTATTTGATTGTCAGAAATCTGCCAGTGTAAGCTGCGAAGCGGGCGCCATCTCCAGTATTGGTGAAGAGGGAGTCGTGGTTGCTACCGGTGAAGGCGGTATGCGTATTCTGAAAGTCAGACCAGAGGGCAGTGGGAAAGTCAGTGCTTACGAGTTCGCCACCAATAGAAACCTACTGGTTGATATGAAGTTGGGCGTATAG
- the frc gene encoding formyl-CoA transferase codes for MSQPLDGIRILDFTHVQSGPTCTQLLAWMGADVIKVERPGVGDATRKQLVDVEGADSLYFTMLNHNKRSLTLNSKNEAGKEVLERLVQKCDVLVENFAPGALDRMGFGWERIQELNPRMIMASVKGFGPGPYEDCKVYENVAQCAGGSASTTGFHDGLPMITGAQIGDSGTGLNLGFGILAALLHREKTGRGQRVLAAMQDGVINLCRVKLRDQQRLKAGPLKEYSQHGENVPFGEATPRAGNDSGGGQPGRILKCKGWETDPDAYTYFITQAAVWKNICDIIGKPNWKEHPDYASPLARLPHLNEVFCAIEDWTVTKTKYEVMEICNPLNIPVGPILSMKELAEEPSLRATGTIVECDHPERGPYLSVGCPVKLSDNAFTVTRSPLLGEHTDEVLSKVLGFSDEDIASFKEAGAV; via the coding sequence ATGTCACAACCCCTCGACGGTATAAGAATTCTGGATTTCACACATGTCCAGTCTGGCCCTACTTGTACCCAGTTGCTCGCATGGATGGGCGCCGACGTGATCAAGGTGGAGCGCCCGGGTGTTGGTGATGCCACACGAAAGCAACTCGTGGATGTGGAAGGGGCTGACAGCCTCTATTTCACCATGCTCAATCACAACAAACGTTCCCTGACCCTCAATTCCAAAAACGAAGCAGGCAAGGAAGTGCTTGAGCGATTGGTACAAAAATGTGATGTGCTGGTGGAAAACTTTGCCCCAGGTGCGCTTGATCGGATGGGATTTGGCTGGGAACGTATTCAGGAACTTAACCCCCGCATGATCATGGCTTCGGTTAAGGGTTTCGGGCCAGGACCTTACGAGGACTGCAAGGTTTACGAAAATGTTGCGCAGTGTGCAGGCGGGTCCGCGTCCACCACGGGCTTTCACGATGGGTTGCCTATGATCACCGGTGCTCAGATTGGCGATTCTGGTACCGGCTTGAATCTTGGTTTCGGTATCCTGGCCGCGTTGTTGCATCGGGAAAAAACGGGCCGCGGGCAACGTGTGCTTGCCGCGATGCAGGATGGGGTGATTAACCTATGCCGGGTCAAGTTGCGTGACCAGCAGCGCTTAAAGGCTGGTCCCCTGAAGGAGTACTCGCAGCATGGCGAGAATGTACCATTTGGTGAGGCCACGCCGCGTGCCGGCAACGACTCCGGCGGCGGACAGCCAGGCCGTATCCTGAAGTGCAAGGGATGGGAGACCGATCCGGATGCCTACACCTACTTCATTACCCAGGCTGCCGTCTGGAAAAATATTTGCGATATTATTGGCAAACCGAACTGGAAGGAACACCCAGACTATGCATCGCCGCTAGCGCGTCTGCCACACCTGAACGAAGTCTTTTGTGCGATTGAGGATTGGACCGTGACCAAGACTAAGTACGAAGTCATGGAAATATGTAATCCACTGAATATCCCGGTTGGGCCGATCCTTTCAATGAAGGAGCTTGCCGAAGAGCCATCATTGCGTGCGACTGGCACTATCGTCGAATGTGATCACCCTGAGCGTGGGCCCTACCTATCGGTCGGATGCCCGGTAAAGCTTTCGGATAACGCTTTCACAGTAACACGTTCGCCCCTACTTGGTGAGCATACCGATGAAGTGTTGTCCAAGGTGTTGGGATTCAGTGACGAGGATATTGCATCTTTCAAGGAAGCTGGCGCAGTTTAA
- a CDS encoding thiamine pyrophosphate-binding protein, whose product MSDSKFTGEVSRTASDTLAKKSTAGDVISGGHLVAKALKNEGVDTIFTLCGGHIIDIYDGCLDEGIRIIDVRHEQTAAHAADGYARQTGRLGCVVTTAGPGCTNAITGVATAFRSESPILHIGGQSSLTQHRMGSLQDLPHVDMMTPITKFASGVFSTERVADMISMAARECFSGAYGPSYLEIPRDVLDAEVPAASAVIPKPGSYRASVKSIGDPADIEKLADILVKAERPAVLLGQQVWSSRGHEEAISFVRALDIPAYMNGASRGMLPQSDPHHFDRTRSDAFKNADVILIVGTPFDFRMGYGKRISKEATLVQIDQSYATIGKNRDISLGLAGDPGVILAAVSQAVTGRIDNGARQQRQKWMAELREIEATKLEKLMPMFTTDQNPIHPYRLAYEINEFLGEDTIYIGDGGDIVTISAQAVRPRNPGQWMDPGALGSLGVGTGFSMAAKLAHPNKEVVCLYGDGAFGMTAFDMETAQRFGAPYLAVIGNNSAMNQIRYGQLTKYGEERGDVGNKLGDVPFSKFGDMIGGYGEEVTEASQIQPAMQRAREAIAKSGKCAVVNVWVDPNEYAPGTKAQTMYK is encoded by the coding sequence ATGAGTGACAGCAAATTTACAGGTGAGGTTTCACGCACGGCGAGTGACACTCTCGCCAAGAAAAGCACAGCCGGCGACGTAATTTCCGGCGGTCACCTTGTCGCTAAAGCTCTCAAAAACGAGGGTGTCGACACGATATTTACACTATGCGGTGGTCACATTATTGATATCTACGACGGGTGCCTTGATGAAGGCATACGAATCATAGATGTCCGACACGAACAGACGGCGGCCCACGCTGCAGATGGTTATGCACGCCAAACCGGCCGATTAGGCTGTGTAGTTACCACTGCTGGACCAGGTTGCACTAACGCTATTACCGGAGTTGCCACCGCGTTTCGATCAGAAAGTCCAATTCTGCATATCGGCGGCCAAAGCTCACTGACTCAGCACAGGATGGGATCACTGCAGGATCTACCTCACGTCGACATGATGACCCCGATTACCAAGTTCGCATCGGGTGTGTTTTCCACTGAGCGTGTCGCCGACATGATCTCGATGGCGGCACGCGAGTGTTTTTCAGGCGCCTACGGCCCCTCTTATCTGGAAATTCCCCGAGATGTTCTGGATGCTGAAGTGCCAGCAGCCAGTGCAGTGATTCCAAAGCCTGGCTCCTATCGTGCCTCAGTAAAATCCATAGGCGACCCAGCTGATATTGAAAAGCTCGCCGATATCCTCGTGAAAGCAGAGCGTCCAGCGGTACTGCTGGGACAACAGGTCTGGTCCTCCCGGGGACACGAGGAGGCTATCAGCTTTGTGCGCGCGCTGGATATCCCGGCCTATATGAATGGCGCCAGCCGCGGCATGTTGCCGCAAAGCGACCCGCATCACTTCGATCGCACTCGCAGTGATGCCTTCAAGAATGCTGACGTAATCCTGATTGTGGGAACGCCGTTCGATTTCCGCATGGGTTATGGCAAACGCATTTCCAAGGAGGCAACTTTGGTACAGATTGACCAGAGTTATGCGACGATTGGTAAAAATCGGGATATCAGTCTTGGTTTGGCCGGCGATCCCGGTGTAATCCTTGCTGCGGTGTCGCAAGCAGTAACGGGCCGTATCGATAATGGAGCGCGTCAGCAACGCCAGAAGTGGATGGCCGAGCTGCGAGAGATTGAGGCAACCAAGCTCGAGAAGCTGATGCCGATGTTTACTACCGATCAGAACCCGATTCATCCTTACCGTTTAGCCTATGAAATCAATGAGTTTCTTGGCGAAGACACAATCTATATCGGCGATGGCGGTGATATCGTGACTATTTCTGCTCAGGCGGTACGCCCGCGCAATCCGGGGCAGTGGATGGATCCGGGCGCGCTTGGCTCGCTCGGCGTCGGCACCGGTTTCTCCATGGCGGCCAAGCTCGCACATCCAAATAAGGAGGTGGTCTGCCTCTACGGTGATGGTGCCTTTGGCATGACCGCCTTTGACATGGAAACCGCACAACGGTTCGGTGCGCCATATCTCGCGGTGATCGGCAACAACTCGGCCATGAATCAGATTCGTTACGGACAGCTCACCAAGTATGGCGAGGAACGTGGTGATGTCGGGAATAAGCTCGGCGATGTGCCTTTCTCTAAGTTCGGAGACATGATTGGCGGTTATGGCGAAGAGGTTACCGAGGCTAGCCAGATTCAGCCGGCAATGCAGCGTGCACGGGAAGCGATTGCAAAAAGCGGCAAATGCGCTGTAGTCAATGTCTGGGTCGATCCCAATGAGTATGCGCCGGGCACTAAAGCCCAGACCATGTACAAGTAA
- a CDS encoding tripartite tricarboxylate transporter permease has translation MLGFGIALEPLNLALVIFGCALGLFIGAMPGLGSVNGVAILLPMTFLVPPTGAIIFLAAIYYGAMYGGAISSIMLGIPGASTAVATTFDGRPLALAGKADQALITAAGASFIGGTVSVVLFTLFAPPLAEVALAFGSAEEFALMMLAFATFIGLGGDDIPKTLFSICIGLVLSAVGLDIISGEPRLIFGGLPGFFHGINFLVLAIGIYGIGEMLWTIESSSDGVKVSQASFGVGRIVLHLKGLKNTLKTTLMGSLLGYFVGILPAAGATPGSIMAYGMAKTMSKDPDSFGKGNIEGVAAPESANNAASTGSMLPMLTLGIPGSPTTAILLGGMVIWGLEPGPMLFVEHQDFVWALIASLYVANLAAMLINLAFIPAFIAILRTPFTILAPIIFVLCLVGGYAPTQSLHDIWLMLIFGVVGYLMRKLDYPLAPAVLAIVLGPLAETSMRQALIMSDGSLMIFFERPISGTIMGIAIVLFVLPAAKIYRSSIARKNN, from the coding sequence ATGCTGGGTTTTGGCATTGCGCTGGAACCACTGAATCTCGCACTTGTGATTTTTGGTTGCGCACTGGGCCTTTTTATCGGTGCCATGCCAGGGTTGGGTTCGGTTAACGGTGTGGCAATTTTGTTGCCCATGACCTTTCTGGTGCCGCCTACAGGCGCCATTATTTTCCTCGCAGCCATTTATTACGGTGCCATGTATGGTGGCGCTATATCTTCGATCATGCTTGGAATTCCGGGTGCTTCGACTGCGGTGGCCACCACATTTGATGGCCGGCCGTTGGCGCTTGCCGGCAAAGCCGATCAAGCATTGATAACTGCCGCCGGTGCATCATTCATTGGTGGCACTGTGTCGGTAGTTTTGTTCACGTTGTTTGCTCCGCCGCTGGCCGAAGTAGCACTGGCGTTTGGTTCGGCCGAGGAATTTGCACTGATGATGCTCGCGTTTGCGACCTTCATTGGGTTGGGTGGGGACGATATCCCTAAGACGCTTTTTTCAATTTGCATTGGGCTGGTGTTGAGTGCTGTGGGGCTGGATATCATCAGCGGTGAGCCACGACTGATCTTTGGTGGACTGCCGGGATTTTTTCATGGTATCAACTTTCTAGTGCTCGCGATCGGAATCTATGGAATCGGCGAGATGCTGTGGACAATTGAGTCCAGCAGTGATGGAGTGAAAGTCTCCCAAGCCTCATTTGGTGTCGGGCGTATTGTTCTGCACCTGAAGGGCTTAAAGAACACACTGAAAACGACTCTAATGGGTTCTTTGCTCGGCTATTTCGTCGGCATATTGCCTGCAGCGGGTGCTACCCCCGGATCGATAATGGCCTATGGCATGGCAAAGACCATGTCTAAAGACCCCGATTCCTTTGGTAAGGGTAACATCGAGGGTGTCGCAGCACCTGAATCAGCCAACAATGCGGCAAGTACTGGGTCGATGTTGCCCATGCTCACGTTGGGTATTCCAGGATCACCGACTACGGCAATTCTTCTTGGCGGAATGGTTATCTGGGGACTGGAGCCGGGGCCGATGCTGTTCGTCGAGCATCAAGACTTTGTATGGGCTTTGATCGCAAGCCTGTACGTCGCCAACCTGGCGGCGATGTTGATCAACCTTGCGTTTATTCCAGCATTTATTGCGATACTGCGTACGCCGTTCACTATTCTGGCGCCCATTATTTTTGTACTGTGCCTGGTTGGTGGCTATGCGCCCACACAGAGTTTGCATGATATCTGGTTGATGCTAATTTTTGGGGTGGTGGGCTACTTAATGCGTAAATTGGACTATCCTTTGGCGCCGGCGGTATTGGCGATTGTGCTCGGTCCCTTGGCAGAGACTTCGATGCGCCAGGCATTAATTATGAGTGACGGCAGTCTCATGATTTTCTTTGAAAGACCTATATCGGGAACGATTATGGGGATAGCCATAGTACTGTTTGTGTTACCAGCGGCTAAGATCTACCGATCATCAATCGCGAGAAAAAACAATTGA
- a CDS encoding tripartite tricarboxylate transporter TctB family protein: MRRAELVMALALGVLSAYLMVKSAELPIGWIPREGPGGGAFPFWLSAGMLVCCVFIVLRWVLRQSPVSRSAELYFNPAARGTVMIVIIALTLMIGSIHIIGIYFAIPLFLLYYVRVIGRHNWLLSLGVSISAPVISFFFFEIALHITLPKGYSEPLFYPLYDIFL, from the coding sequence ATGCGTAGAGCCGAGCTTGTAATGGCCCTGGCTTTGGGGGTTTTGTCGGCTTACTTGATGGTTAAGAGTGCGGAACTCCCCATCGGCTGGATTCCTCGTGAAGGACCAGGCGGTGGGGCTTTCCCCTTTTGGTTATCGGCTGGCATGCTCGTCTGCTGTGTTTTTATCGTGCTGCGCTGGGTTTTACGGCAAAGCCCGGTGTCGCGGTCTGCCGAGTTGTACTTCAATCCTGCGGCACGTGGCACGGTCATGATAGTGATTATCGCGCTGACGCTGATGATCGGCTCGATCCATATCATTGGTATTTATTTTGCGATACCGCTTTTTCTGCTGTACTACGTGCGGGTTATAGGTCGCCATAACTGGTTACTCAGTTTAGGGGTATCGATCAGTGCACCAGTGATCAGTTTCTTCTTCTTTGAAATTGCCCTACACATTACATTGCCCAAGGGTTACAGCGAACCGCTTTTTTACCCGTTGTACGATATTTTCCTGTAA
- a CDS encoding tripartite tricarboxylate transporter substrate binding protein, with the protein MSIVSKKLRNMVIPVAVAVASTLTFSTSAVAEWSPKKPIDFVIMAGKGGGADKMARLMQSVIEKHGLSSKPFVPINKPGGSGAEALLHLKSKKGDNHTVMVTLNSFYTTPLRQPGLGVDISTFTPVGRMAEDTFLLWVNVDSGIENIDQFVAAAKAAGSDWLMAGTGKGQEDQLLTTFLNKAYGLQIKYVPFKGGGRVAKELAGNHCNSTVNNPSEQLGFYEAGKTRPIASFTPNRLPLFPDAPTFRELGKDYVYFMQRSVVGAPGMSDEAAAYYRDVFARVYATDEWQAYMTKKSLMGGFLTGAKLKSYWAREKAIHEVILKDIGEI; encoded by the coding sequence ATGAGTATCGTTTCGAAGAAACTAAGAAACATGGTGATTCCTGTCGCAGTGGCGGTAGCCTCCACGTTGACCTTTTCCACCAGCGCAGTAGCCGAATGGTCACCTAAGAAGCCGATTGATTTTGTCATTATGGCGGGTAAAGGGGGAGGAGCTGACAAGATGGCGCGTTTGATGCAAAGCGTAATTGAGAAGCATGGATTGTCGTCCAAGCCATTTGTACCGATCAACAAGCCGGGCGGTTCCGGAGCCGAAGCATTGCTGCACCTTAAAAGTAAGAAAGGCGATAACCATACGGTTATGGTGACGTTGAACAGTTTCTATACGACGCCATTGCGCCAGCCTGGTTTGGGGGTGGATATCTCGACCTTTACGCCAGTAGGGCGGATGGCTGAGGATACGTTTTTGTTGTGGGTGAACGTCGACTCTGGTATCGAGAACATCGATCAGTTTGTCGCCGCGGCCAAAGCAGCGGGTAGTGACTGGCTCATGGCCGGTACAGGTAAGGGTCAGGAAGACCAACTGTTGACGACGTTTCTCAACAAGGCTTATGGCCTTCAGATCAAGTATGTGCCGTTTAAAGGCGGTGGCCGCGTAGCTAAGGAACTTGCCGGTAATCACTGCAACTCTACGGTGAATAATCCCTCTGAGCAATTGGGTTTCTATGAAGCTGGTAAAACACGTCCAATCGCGTCCTTTACACCCAATCGTTTGCCATTGTTTCCCGATGCGCCGACCTTTCGTGAGTTGGGCAAAGATTACGTTTACTTTATGCAGCGCAGCGTGGTGGGCGCGCCGGGTATGAGCGATGAGGCGGCTGCTTACTATCGTGACGTGTTTGCCCGAGTATATGCAACGGACGAGTGGCAGGCTTATATGACGAAGAAGAGCCTGATGGGCGGTTTCTTGACTGGCGCCAAGCTCAAGTCCTACTGGGCCCGTGAGAAAGCGATCCACGAGGTTATATTGAAGGATATCGGCGAGATTTGA
- the sucD gene encoding succinate--CoA ligase subunit alpha, translating to MSILINKDSRVVTQGITGKSGMFHTHHSIAYASGKDCYVAGVTPKKGGQEVEGVPVYNTVAEAKQATGCNVAVIYVPPPFAAAAIDEAVDAEIEVVICITEGIPVKDMIRTRDRMRGSNTILVGPNCPGVITPEELKIGIMPGYIHKKGRIGVVSRSGTLTYEVVDQLSKLGMGQSTCVGIGGDPVNGLKHIDVMKMFNDDSDTDGVVMCGEIGGTDEEACAEWIADNMTKPVVGFIAGVTAPPGKRMGHAGAIIAGGKGTADEKIAALEAAGVSVTRNPSDIGKLMLETLSK from the coding sequence ATGTCCATTCTTATCAATAAAGATTCGCGGGTTGTTACCCAAGGTATTACCGGGAAATCTGGCATGTTTCATACTCATCATTCCATCGCCTATGCAAGTGGCAAGGATTGTTATGTTGCCGGCGTTACGCCTAAGAAAGGCGGGCAGGAAGTAGAGGGGGTGCCTGTTTACAATACTGTCGCCGAGGCTAAGCAGGCCACCGGTTGCAATGTTGCGGTTATCTACGTGCCTCCGCCATTCGCCGCCGCTGCTATAGACGAGGCTGTTGATGCGGAAATAGAAGTCGTGATCTGTATTACCGAAGGCATTCCGGTCAAGGATATGATTCGCACCCGTGACCGGATGCGTGGATCCAACACGATTCTGGTAGGTCCCAACTGTCCCGGTGTTATTACTCCCGAAGAGCTTAAGATCGGCATCATGCCCGGTTATATACACAAGAAAGGGCGTATCGGGGTGGTTTCCCGGTCGGGGACGCTGACCTATGAAGTTGTGGATCAGTTGAGCAAACTGGGCATGGGGCAATCGACCTGTGTGGGCATTGGCGGGGATCCTGTAAATGGTTTAAAGCATATTGATGTCATGAAGATGTTCAACGACGATTCCGATACGGATGGTGTTGTCATGTGCGGCGAAATTGGTGGTACCGATGAGGAAGCCTGCGCTGAATGGATAGCTGACAATATGACTAAACCGGTGGTCGGATTTATTGCGGGGGTTACCGCGCCTCCTGGCAAGCGCATGGGTCATGCCGGCGCCATTATTGCCGGTGGCAAGGGCACTGCAGACGAGAAAATCGCAGCGCTTGAGGCGGCTGGTGTCAGTGTGACGCGAAACCCATCGGACATCGGAAAATTGATGCTCGAAACTCTATCGAAGTGA
- the sucC gene encoding ADP-forming succinate--CoA ligase subunit beta translates to MKIHEYQAKDILRQYGVALPKGRACFSVEEAVAVAEQLGGSQWVVKAQIHAGGRGKGGGVKLADSIAEVRVHADAILGMTLVTHQTGAEGTEVKRLLVEEGVPIKDELYVGLVVDRASQKVVFMASSEGGTEIESVAAKTPEKIHKVVVEPSTGLTMDEAQFLAGAIGIPDTLHAESGKIFQALYQAFWDKDALLAEINPLIVTKDSRVMALDAKINFDENAMYRHPDLQELRDLDEEDEDEIEASKFGLNYISLDGTIGCLVNGAGLAMATMDIIKLYGASPANFLDVGGGATAEQVTEAFKIMLKNECLKAILVNIFGGIMRCDVIAEGLVNAAKEVDLSVPLVVRLEGTNVEKGREILAHSGIEVISVTTMADAAGKVAAAAGV, encoded by the coding sequence ATGAAAATCCATGAATATCAAGCCAAAGATATTTTGCGGCAGTACGGTGTGGCGCTCCCAAAAGGCCGTGCCTGTTTTAGTGTTGAGGAGGCCGTTGCCGTCGCGGAGCAACTTGGAGGAAGCCAGTGGGTTGTCAAAGCTCAGATCCACGCCGGTGGCCGTGGCAAAGGGGGTGGGGTCAAGTTGGCTGACAGTATTGCCGAGGTTCGTGTCCACGCGGATGCCATTTTGGGCATGACCCTAGTGACTCATCAGACTGGGGCAGAGGGCACCGAGGTGAAACGTTTGCTGGTCGAAGAAGGGGTGCCGATCAAGGATGAACTGTACGTCGGTTTGGTGGTCGATCGTGCTTCGCAAAAGGTGGTGTTCATGGCCAGTTCCGAAGGTGGAACGGAAATAGAAAGTGTGGCTGCCAAGACACCTGAAAAAATTCACAAGGTTGTGGTGGAGCCGAGTACAGGCCTGACCATGGACGAGGCCCAATTCCTAGCCGGCGCTATCGGGATCCCGGATACGTTGCATGCAGAAAGCGGGAAAATATTTCAGGCGCTGTATCAGGCCTTTTGGGACAAGGACGCCTTGCTCGCTGAGATCAATCCTCTAATTGTAACTAAGGATTCGCGCGTCATGGCGTTGGACGCCAAGATTAATTTTGATGAGAACGCTATGTACCGTCATCCAGATCTGCAGGAATTGCGCGACCTGGATGAGGAGGATGAGGATGAGATCGAAGCCTCCAAGTTTGGTCTTAACTATATTTCTCTGGATGGCACCATTGGTTGTCTGGTAAATGGCGCCGGCCTGGCGATGGCCACTATGGATATCATCAAGCTGTACGGCGCATCGCCGGCAAATTTCCTTGATGTAGGTGGTGGCGCCACAGCCGAACAGGTTACCGAGGCGTTCAAGATTATGCTCAAGAATGAATGCCTTAAGGCTATTCTGGTGAATATTTTTGGCGGCATCATGCGTTGCGATGTCATTGCTGAGGGTCTGGTGAATGCGGCCAAGGAAGTAGACCTATCGGTGCCGTTGGTGGTACGTCTGGAAGGTACCAACGTGGAAAAGGGCAGAGAAATTCTGGCCCATTCAGGTATTGAAGTGATTAGCGTCACCACCATGGCCGACGCTGCTGGAAAAGTGGCCGCCGCAGCAGGTGTATAA